In one Lolium rigidum isolate FL_2022 chromosome 3, APGP_CSIRO_Lrig_0.1, whole genome shotgun sequence genomic region, the following are encoded:
- the LOC124703410 gene encoding transcription factor PHYTOCHROME INTERACTING FACTOR-LIKE 13-like: MNQFVPDWGNMGDASRPLGEDDDLMELLWCNGHVVMQSQGHRKLPPRPEKPAPAPAVQEDDPGLWFPFALADSLDKDIFSDLFCDVPPPGAATDKASREVDCKPSELMPPPKSTHVSGSQRQQSMSMSLADNACELSDLVQARAGKAAAVDEGASSTLSAIGASFCGSNQVQVQRGAASEQGRAATTAYGGGSAMPSAMGSGNANAIGRGHEATAASSSGRSNYYCFGGATTTTTTTTTTTGTEPTSTSNLSSKRKRGLDTDYSTESPSEDAESESAALERKPPQKLPTVRRSRAAEVHNLSERRRRDRINEKMRALQELIPHCNKTDKASMLDEAIEYLKTLQMQVQMMWMGGGMAAPPVMFPGMHQYLPQMGARMPFMPPQRVVPGAQPGHRMPEHYAHFLGAVNHLQPPLPSHHHHQHYAQGLGYYPLGAKAEQQNPALHHGPNGSGGAMPAANATHPNKR, translated from the exons ATGAACCAATTCGTGCCTGATTGGGGAAACATGGGGGACGCCTCCAGGCCACTCGG GGAGGACGATGACCTCATGGAGCTGCTCTGGTGCAACGGCCACGTCGTCATGCAGAGCCAGGGCCACCGGAAGCTACCGCCAAGGCCCGAGAAGCCTGCGCCTGCGCCGGCGGTGCAGGAAGACGACCCCGGTCTTTGGTTCCCGTTCGCGCTCGCCGACTCGCTCGACAAGGACATCTTCTCGGACCTCTTCTGCGACGTACCACCGCCGGGGGCCGCGACCGACAAGGCGAGCAGAGAAGTGGACTGCAAGCCGAGCGAGCTGATGCCGCCGCCCAAGTCCACGCACGTGTCCGGCTCCCAGAGGCAACAGTCGATGAGCATGAGCCTGGCGGACAACGCGTGCGAGCTGTCGGACCTGGTCCAGGCCCGggcggggaaggcggcggcggtggatgaGGGCGCGTCGTCGACGCTGAGCGCGATCGGGGCGAGCTTCTGCGGGAGCAACCAGGTGCAGGTGCAGCGCGGCGCGGCGAGCGagcagggccgcgccgccaccaccgcctacGGCGGCGGCAGCGCCATGCCGTCGGCGATGGGGAGCGGGAATGCAAACGCCATAGGCCGGGGCCAcgaggccaccgccgcctcctcgtcgGGGCGGTCCAACTACTACTGCTTCGGCGGCGCCACAACCACGACAACCACgacgaccaccaccaccggcaccgaGCCGACGAGCACCAGCAACCTGAGCAGCAAGCGCAAGCGCGGGCTCGACACCGACTACTCCACCGAGAGCCCCAGCGAG GACGCCGAGTCGGAGTCGGCTGCCCTTGAGCgcaagccgccgcagaagctccCGACGGTGCGGAGGAGCCGCGCGGCCGAGGTGCACAACCTCTCGGAGCGG AGGAGACGAGACAGGATCAACGAGAAGATGCGTGCTCTGCAGGAGCTCATACCCCACTGCAACAAG ACTGACAAGGCGTCGATGCTGGACGAGGCGATCGAGTACCTGAAGACGCTGCAGATGCAGGTGCAGATGATGTGGATGGGTGGCGGGATGGCGGCGCCGCCGGTGATGTTCCCGGGCATGCACCAGTACCTGCCGCAGATGGGGGCGCGGATGCCCTTCATGCCGCCGCAGCGGGTGGTGCCCGGCGCGCAGCCGGGCCACCGCATGCCGGAGCACTACGCGCACTTCCTCGGCGCCGTCAACCacctgcagccgccgctgccgtcccaccaccaccaccag CATTACGCGCAGGGGCTGGGCTACTACCCGCTAGGGGCGAAGGCCGAGCAGCAAAATCCGGCGCTACACCACGggccgaacggcagcggtggcgcCATGCCCGCCGCCAACGCGACGCATCCGAACAAAAGATGA